One segment of Apus apus isolate bApuApu2 chromosome 1, bApuApu2.pri.cur, whole genome shotgun sequence DNA contains the following:
- the SPX gene encoding spexin, which produces MKGLRNRAATGMALFLAASFLSCCWSAPQAHFQRRNWTPQAMLYLKGAQGRRFISDESQQKDLYDRMQLETRSQNTNPLTLSEAAALFLSSLRKAQEVEEENSDHHGYLTDNLSDW; this is translated from the exons ATGAAG GGACTGCGTAACCGGGCAGCAACTGGAATGGCACTGTTCTTGGCAGCATCCTTCTTATCTTGCTGCTGGAGTGCACCTCAG GCTCATTTCCAAAGGAGAAACTGGACTCCTCAGGCTATGCTCTATTTGAAGGGTGCAC AGGGACGTCGATTCATCTCAGATGAGAGCCAACAAAAGGATCTGTATGACAGAATGCAGCTTG AAACACGCAGCCAAAACACAAATCCTTTGACTCTTTCTGAAGCTGCAGCACTGTTCCTCAGCTCCTTACGGAAAGCACAAGAAG ttgaagaagaaaatagtgATCACCATGGCTACTTGACAGATAATCTATCAGATTggtga